From Chaetodon trifascialis isolate fChaTrf1 chromosome 1, fChaTrf1.hap1, whole genome shotgun sequence, one genomic window encodes:
- the cyp27c1 gene encoding cytochrome P450 27C1: MAILTHFTTACWKNFQGDRLNKQLFFILRALHKSAASEAFGIAAGEEALPEQLIKPANVGEKPLIKTLKEMPGPSTLSNLIEFFWRDGFSRIHEIQMKHKKMYGKIFKSRFGPQLVVSVAGRDLVAEVLRAEGVTPQRANMESWKEYRDMRGRSTGLISAEGEDWLKMRSVLRQLIMRPRDVAVFSDDVNKVVDDLIKKVCSLREDSDGATVFNVNDLFFKYAMEGVAAILYECRLGCLENEIPHETQDYISALHLMFSSFKTTMYAGAIPKWLRPIIPKPWEEFCLSWDGLFKFSRIHVDKRLSEIKSQLERGEEVKGGLLTHLLITKEMSIEEIYANATEMLLAGVDTTSFTLSWASYLLARHPHIQQQIFTEVTRTLGPGTVATAEDVPRLPLIRGLVKETLRLFPVLPGNGRITQDDLVVGGYFIPKGTQLALCHYSTSLDEENFPDALDFRPDRWIRKDSTDRVDNFGSIPFGYGIRSCIGKRIAELEMHLVLTRLIQRFHIGVSPLTADVKAKTHGLLCPAAHIHLQFTDREN; the protein is encoded by the exons ATGGCAATCCTGACTCATTTTACGACAGCATGCTGGAAGAACTTTCAAGGCGACCGGCTAAATAAGcagcttttcttcattttacgCGCCTTACACAAGTCAGCAGCCAGCGAGGCTTTTGGGATCGCGGCTGGAGAGGAAGCCCTGCCTGAACAATTGATCAAACCGGCGAACGTCGGCGAGAAACCTTTAATCAAGACCCTGAAGGAGATGCCTGGACCCAGCACCTTATCCAACTTGATCGAATTCTTCTGGAGAGACGGGTTTAGCAGAATTCATGAAATTCAG ATGAAGCACAAGAAGATGTATGGCAAAATTTTCAAATCCCGTTTTGGGCCCCAGCTGGTGGTCTCAGTGGCGGGCCGTGACCTGGTGGCTGAGGTGCTGAGGGCCGAGGGCGTGACCCCTCAGAGAGCTAACATGGAGTCCTGGAAGGAGTACAGAGACATGAGAGGCCGTTCCACTGGCCTCATCTCAGC TGAGGGAGAAGACTGGCTGAAGATGCGGAGCGTGCTCAGACAGCTCATCATGCGCCCACGTGACGTCGCAGTCTTCTCTGATGACGTGAACAAAGTGGTGGACGACCTGATAAAGAAAGTTTGTTCTCTGCGCGAGGACTCTGACGGAGCAACTGTGTTCAATGTGAATGACCTCTTCTTCAAATACGCCATGGAAG GTGTGGCAGCTATTTTGTACGAGTGCCGACTGGGCTGTTTGGAAAATGAGATTCCCCATGAAACCCAAGATTACATCAGTGCACTGCACCTCATGTTCAGCTCCTTCAAGACAACCATGTATGCTGGGGCGATCCCCAAGTGGCTGCGACCCATCATCCCCAAACCATGGGAGGAGTTCTGTCTCTCTTGGGATGGCCTCTTCAAATTCA GCCGCATTCACGTTGATAAGAGGCTCTCAGAGATCAAGTCCCAACTGGAGCggggagaggaggtgaagggggGGCTGCTTACACACTTGCTCATTACCAAGGAGATGAGCATAGAGGAGATCTACGCCAACGCAACGGAGATGCTACTGGCTGGTGTcgacacg ACATCCTTCACCCTTTCGTGGGCCAGCTACCTGTTAGCCCGCCACCCTCATATACAGCAGCAAATCTTTACCGAAGTGACGAGGACTCTGGGACCTGGAACAGTGGCCACAGCCGAGGATGTCCCTCGTCTGCCTCTCATCAGGGGGCTGGTCAAAGAGACTCTCAG GCTTTTTCCAGTTCTCCCAGGCAACGGACGGATTACCCAGGATGACTTGGTGGTGGGCGGATACTTCATCCCCAAAGGG ACTCAGTTGGCCCTGTGTCACTACTCCACATCTTTGGATGAAGAGAACTTCCCTGATGCTTTAGACTTCCGACCGGATCGCTGGATCCGGAAAGATTCCACAGATCGTGTTGACAATTTTGGCTCGATTCCCTTTGGCTACGGCATCAGGAGCTGCATTGGCAAGAGAATAGCTGAGTTAGAGATGCATCTAGTTCTCACAAGG CTCATTCAAAGGTTCCACATTGGCGTCTCTCCTCTCACTGCCGATGTTAAGGCCAAAACACACGGCCTGCTCTGCCCTGCTGCCCACATCCACCTGCAGTTCACAGACAGGGAAAACTAG